One Amaranthus tricolor cultivar Red isolate AtriRed21 chromosome 1, ASM2621246v1, whole genome shotgun sequence DNA window includes the following coding sequences:
- the LOC130821343 gene encoding uncharacterized protein LOC130821343 isoform X1 encodes MAQLFLQGRLKLILNGENPVQCKLIGGNRTNGLLGFADLCSIFPSSINDHNVRRNAYSRKGIFIASAKGNSRNSVNGKVNESVLHERSDDFDDFDDDFDDDDFSCFRGLVLDIAYRPVNVVCWKRAICLEFMDKADVLEYYDQTVNSPNGSFNIPAVLRVRHLLQVMKRKRVRNTLSRKNIFYRDDYMCQYCKSTNNLTIDHVIPVSQGGEWEWENLVTACAKCNSKKGHKTLEEVHMSLVKSPKAPKDYDILAIPLTSAAVRMLKIRKGTPEEWRQYLPN; translated from the exons ATGGCACAGTTGTTCTTACAAGGACGTTTGAAGTTAATCTTGAACGGCGAAAACCCAGTTCAGTGTAAGCTTATTGGGGGTAATAGAACTAATGGGTTGCTGGGATTTGCTGATTTATGCTCGATTTTCCCGTCTAGTATCAATGATCACAATGTTAGAAGAAATGCGTATTCAAGGAAAGGGATATTTATTGCCTCTGCGAAGGGTAATTCTCGAAATTCTGTGAATGGTAAAGTTAATGAGAGTGTTCTtcatgaaagaagtgatgattttgatgactttgatgatgattttgatgatgatgatttctcTTGTTTCAGGGGTTTAGTCCTTGATATTGCTTATAG ACCAGTCAATGTAGTCTGCTGGAAGCGTGCTATATGTTTGGAGTTCATGGACAAG GCTGATGTTTTGGAATATTACGATCAGACGGTAAACTCACCTAATGGATCTTTTAACATACCGGCAGTATTAAGA GTTCGCCATTTACTTCAGGTTATGAAAAGAAAACGAGTCAGAAACACTCTAAGCCGCAAGAACATCTTCTATCGAGATGATTACATGTGTCA GTACTGTAAATCAACAAATAACTTGACTATAGACCACGTCATTCCAGTTTCACAAGGTGGAGAGTGGGAATGGGAAAACTTG GTGACAGCTTGTGCTAAATGTAACTCAAAAAAGGGCCACAAAACTTTGGAAGAAGTGCATATGAGCCTCGTAAAATCCCCAAAG GCCCCGAAAGATTACGACATACTTGCAATACCGCTGACAAGTGCAGCTGTAAGGATGTTGAAAATCAGGAAAGGAACACCCGAGGAATGGCGTCAATACCTCCCGAATTGA
- the LOC130821343 gene encoding uncharacterized protein LOC130821343 isoform X2, whose translation MAQLFLQGRLKLILNGENPVQCKLIGGNRTNGLLGFADLCSIFPSSINDHNVRRNAYSRKGIFIASAKVNVVCWKRAICLEFMDKADVLEYYDQTVNSPNGSFNIPAVLRVRHLLQVMKRKRVRNTLSRKNIFYRDDYMCQYCKSTNNLTIDHVIPVSQGGEWEWENLVTACAKCNSKKGHKTLEEVHMSLVKSPKAPKDYDILAIPLTSAAVRMLKIRKGTPEEWRQYLPN comes from the exons ATGGCACAGTTGTTCTTACAAGGACGTTTGAAGTTAATCTTGAACGGCGAAAACCCAGTTCAGTGTAAGCTTATTGGGGGTAATAGAACTAATGGGTTGCTGGGATTTGCTGATTTATGCTCGATTTTCCCGTCTAGTATCAATGATCACAATGTTAGAAGAAATGCGTATTCAAGGAAAGGGATATTTATTGCCTCTGCGAAGG TCAATGTAGTCTGCTGGAAGCGTGCTATATGTTTGGAGTTCATGGACAAG GCTGATGTTTTGGAATATTACGATCAGACGGTAAACTCACCTAATGGATCTTTTAACATACCGGCAGTATTAAGA GTTCGCCATTTACTTCAGGTTATGAAAAGAAAACGAGTCAGAAACACTCTAAGCCGCAAGAACATCTTCTATCGAGATGATTACATGTGTCA GTACTGTAAATCAACAAATAACTTGACTATAGACCACGTCATTCCAGTTTCACAAGGTGGAGAGTGGGAATGGGAAAACTTG GTGACAGCTTGTGCTAAATGTAACTCAAAAAAGGGCCACAAAACTTTGGAAGAAGTGCATATGAGCCTCGTAAAATCCCCAAAG GCCCCGAAAGATTACGACATACTTGCAATACCGCTGACAAGTGCAGCTGTAAGGATGTTGAAAATCAGGAAAGGAACACCCGAGGAATGGCGTCAATACCTCCCGAATTGA
- the LOC130821837 gene encoding probable folate-biopterin transporter 7: MGETERGLIKKGILGMGYWVQGFRCFPWLAVNFFLKDGLNVDPSTLQILQNSANFPMVAKPLYGVVSDAVYVYGQHRLPYIAFGAILQALSWVAIATLSSSSISISTMTFYLLLSNLGASVAEVANDAIVAEISKQHTSLKKEKSSSSGELQSFVWMASSLGGVMGNLIGGVAIELFGARAMFLAFAALLTIQFLLTVLVDERSLNLPKNQTVGRIKEQFAKLASALSKPEIAYSIGWFVASYAMVPVLTGTMFFYQTQALGIDSSVLGISKVFGQVGMLLWSVVYDKSLKSASPRKVITAIQATTAVFIISDVLFVNKFYQQMGIPDSLYVIVFSGLLEVLFFFKILPFSVLIAQLCPPGCEGSLMAFVMSAIALAMIIGGYLGVALASSVGVTGTNFSGLSHGLLIQVACTVIPLFWSSWIPDHIKPAVSKKKD; this comes from the exons ATGGGAGAAACCGAAAGGGGATTAATCAAGAAGGGAATACTAGGAATGGGATATTGGGTACAAGGATTCAGATGTTTTCCATGGCTGGCTGTTAATTTCTTCCTTAAAGATGGCCTTAATGTTGACCCTTCTACTCTTCAAATTCTTCAAAATTCTGCTAATTTTCCAATGGTTGCCAAACCCCTTTACGGTGTCGTTTCTGATGCTGTCTATGTTTATGGTCAACATCGCCTTCCTTATATTGCCTTTGGAG CCATTTTGCAAGCTCTTTCATGGGTAGCAATAGCAACACTCTCTTCGTCAAGCATCTCAATCTCCACCATGACTTTCTATCTCCTACTGAGCAATTTGGGTGCTTCCGTCGCTGAGGTTGCTAATGATGCTATTGTTGCAGAGATTAGCAAACAACATACTTCTTTAAAGAAAGAGAAATCGTCTTCCTCAGGGGAGCTTCAGTCATTTGTTTGGATGGCTTCTTCGCTTGGGGGAGTTATGGGGAACTTAATCGGAGGAGTTGCCATTGAATTGTTCGGTGCACGAGCTATGTTCCTAGCATTTGCTGCACTCCTCACCATCCAGTTCTTGTTAACTGTCTTAGTTGACGAGAGATCTCTTAACCTGCCCAAAAACCAAACTGTTGGCAGAATAAAAGAACAGTTTGCTAAGCTTGCAAGTGCATTATCCAAGCCTGAGATTGCCTACTCGATTGGTTGGTTTGTGGCTTCATATGCCATGGTTCCTGTACTGACTGGAACAATGTTCTTTTATCAAACTCAGGCTTTGGGTATTGATTCTTCTGTGTTGGGTATTTCCAAGGTGTTTGGGCAAGTAGGAATGCTTCTTTGGAGTGTTGTTTATGACAAAAGTCTGAAATCAGCATCCCCTAGGAAAGTAATTACTGCAATTCAGGCTACCACGGCAGTTTTCATCATTTCCGATGTATTGTTTGTGAACAAGTTTTACCAGCAAATGGGGATCCCAGATTCTTTATATGTTATAGTTTTTTCAGGTCTGCTGGAAGTTCTTTTTTTCTTCAAGATTCTACCTTTTAGCGTTTTGATTGCACAACTTTGTCCACCTGGATGTGAAGGGTCTTTAATGGCATTTGTGATGTCTGCCATCGCCCTTGCAATGATCATTGGTGGTTACCTTGGTGTTGCGCTTGCATCTTCGGTCGGCGTTACTGGAACCAATTTCTCTGGGCTGTCCCATGGCCTTTTGATACAAGTGGCTTGTACTGTGATACCCCTCTTTTGGTCCTCATGGATTCCTGATCATATAAAGCCTGCTGTTTCAAAAAAGAAGGATTAG